ttacgctctgaagaaactagttcggcataaaacatagtcgcatcgagaatcgacgGCAAATTCAGCGGCGGAAATTTTTTTGTAGGTTAGCACAACTCGTTCTTTTTTATGAGCTAAGgattgtgtagatgcgcgactgtggagcgggtTGAAACGAAAACAGTGTTCACCTTACGGCCTAGTTGTTTCCGTCCGGattgtctcccggtgtcatgacgtcatgacgtcagCGTGCTAGCAGGAAGTAGACGGAGCCGAGCGCGTGTGGAGGAAACGTCTGTCCGTGAGTTCGTGAACATGTGTAACGTCCCAGAGCTGATATGTTTAGTGAACCAGCGACTGACTGCGGCTGCTGGAGAGATATGTGGGCTGTTTGAAGACACAGCAGAGCACGAGGAGGAACTGACTAGTTTAAAAGAGGAGCACGAGCGCCAACGAAAACGACTGGATGCCATGttcaacccggaagtccggttacaacgagcaggttggttacgttacattacatcacgtgtcatttagcggacgcttttatccaaagcgacttacaataagtgcatcaacctagagtacaaactaagaacaacaagaatacagaaagtaacatttcctcaacatagtcgaattacaaaagtaccataataagagctatttaagtacggtgaccagatttgagtttgtgaaaagagaggggggggggggtagtagtagtgtatagcatgcaactagtggaggtggcaaggtgctcagtgttgccagattggaaatggtgaagtatcgtaccaaaggctcaaaatggtcgtatttggaggataattatcgtgtatctggcaaccctgagatcggtcgaccaatgactgttctctctacagtcagagctcgcgcaagaaggtggaacgtaagggagataccatttccaaaacttgtaaggggtaaataatagtttgtgaaagacctagagaaacacaaatatccgacgaagtaAAAttccggacgtttttggaatccctgccggacgcattttttaggtctaaaaaagaggacatgtccggggaaaagaggacatcTGGTCGCCctaatttaagtgccactgaagtgctaatctgtgttttagtcCAGATactcggaaaagatgtgtttttagtttccggcggaaggtgtagagactttctgctgtcctgatgtcagtggggagctcgttccaccaatgaggagccaggacagcaaacagtctggatttccagtgattagctcgaagtgcaggagccacaagtcggttggctgttgccgagcagagcgtgcggggtgtacggtgtgaccacatcccggatgtagacggggcccgatccgttcgtaGCACGGTACGCTAGAACCAATGTTTTAAAGCGGATGCGAGccgccaccggtaaccagtgaagagagcggaggagcggagtggtgtgggtgaatttctggaggctgaagaccagtcaagCTGCTgagttctggatgagctgcagaggtcggatggcctgagcaggtagacctgccaggagggagttgcagtagtctaggtgtgagatgaccagagcctggaccagaacctgtgccgccttctgagtaagaagaggccgtattctcctgatgttgtgcagcatgtacctacaggaacgcgctgtcgcagtgatgttggtcgtcagggagagttgactgtctagtgtcaccccgaggttcctggcagtcagggtaggggccaacacagagctgttgaaggtggtagtcaggttgTGACTGGgatttgcgccatttcctttccgtcaGGCAAGGTGGCCCTCCCGgcgagcaccgagtcagacgaccccggagccggagaggatttgcgAACcgcgtgtcttaaaaggacaaagagaatcaagagatgaagacggggaagagaggagagtgtctgtggcagagttaggctgcatgagtgagaaggagtcagttgaggggagagcagataggacagaggaggccagagaggagggacagagtctgtagatatgggtgggttatcagtaccagagagtgagagagtaagagatgaagaagtggtcagagacatggagaggagtcacagtgaggttagaggtagagcagcttctagtgaaaatgtagtcaaggtggttgctggctttgtgagtaggagggtatggaggactcaaaatgacttaagtataaataaataaataaatgcatgaataaatataggaataaataaataaatgcttaaataaatgtataaataaataaatgcttaaataaatgtataaatataggaatgaataaatataagttataaatcaacaggacatcattcaataaatatatctctacatttctgtatttcttcatttatttatttctctatttacgtgtccacacgtatttcttcatttatttatgtgtgacatttacgtgtccgtatattcaaatgagctgggcggtccgaacctttgtctaaagcatgattggtcacaggagtgtgatgcacctggtgtgttgtgctctactacttctgcctggcacatgaagctgaagttggctcgctcagctcaccgttagcagaagttagcctagacagctttttgacttcagccgtttatcatttccatgtacactgagtacagactcgtgttcttttggagtctggtcttgggagtttggtcttgggagtccagactcttgaggacgcaggacggtctttctggtcttgtgacgtcaccacatcaactgttcttgctcatgaatttcctccaattattcactgtaaaatactttacagtggagtagaatgtgttgcggtgttcactgtcgcTTAcgaggctacgaataaacggtaataactatacaacgtctcgtagctttcctgacccagggtcgctacaatatgaagttatgaatcttaaccctcagtcaaattgacataacgttatcttttaataaataataaactcattctgctctttagatcctccaaaacctaattatatctcatgtttagccgctgagacgtcagagccagcggagcatttcaaaaagtcctgccgagatcaggcttctctcggccaCACAGCTGCGCTGACCGCCTGCCTGAGCTCAGTGGTCCGCAGCAGGACCCCAAATccccgtcgcatatccttattagggtGAATcccgataaaccgaccacacattttatgcttaaactactaacttcggctgaaaacatccttaaattacattccgtgactcaacaacagtagtatttagaatgtacaaacaagaatgcataataaacgctgttcgtctacaggtccaagtgctagggatcgattgcttctgtcttgctctccgacttgaccaatcctgttcaacaatgaggttcggaccgcccagctcatttgaatatacggacacgtaaatgtcacacataaataaatgaagaaatacgtgtggacacataaatagagatataaataaatgaagaaatacagaaatgtagaaatacatttatttaatgatgtcctgttgagttataacttatatatattaatttctgtatttatttctgtatttatacatttattcttgtatttatttatttaagtatttattcatttattcctttatttaagcatttatttatttattcttgtatttattcatgcatttatttatttatacttaagtcattttaagtcctccataggaggggagggactgagtgagaggtcaaaggaagacagtaagagtaacaggtcacatgacttctgtctggatgttcaagtcacccagaaggatgagcggggggccgtgttccgagaagttcgacaggaggacgtctagctcttccaagaaatctcccaaagaaccagggggacggtagagaacaacaatgtgtagttgaaccggatgagtaaccatcacagcatggaactcaaaagtcagtgtgGTAgaaagtggaagcgggtagagagagaaacaccatttgggtgagatgagtaaacctgtagctccaccccacccagagggtctgggtgtgtggctgaaggagaaggccgaggagagagcagccggggtagacgtgtgatccaggtctcagtgagagccaggaagtcaagcgactgctccatagcgaagccagagatgaaatgggccttgcggttggctgactgacagttccagaggcctcctgtgacaaggtgctgggtgtgagaacgggtaggaaagatgtttctttataactttaaactgtcggaaacaattctggaggaagtattcacatcatgtactgaggtagagttacaggtactgTACTGCAGTATGTAAACACGTTCATACTTTTTATTATGATACATCAcaaaggtacatattgtactttttactgtaggctactacacctcagaggtacatggtgtacttttcagatgacagtttttcttcctctttctgtgtCATGACTTATTGATTTAACTTCtgagtttattttgttcagGTTCTCCCTAAAGAAACCTGTCCTCACTCATTGATAAACCTCTTGAATATTACagttcaatatgagattcttaagatgtatacatgtattgtattattctgcacagatgtccagcagctgttggtgactAAACCAGAGGTTCCCTCTGAGCAGcatgactggagctccagtctggaccaggaagacccagagcccccacacattaaagaagaccaggaggacccagagcccccacacattaaagaggaactggaggacccagagccccacacattaaagaagaccaggaggacccagagcccccacattaaagaggaactggaggaccaggaggacccagggcccccacacattaaagaggaactggaggacccagagcccccacacattaaagaggaactggaggacccagagcacccacacattaaagaagaccaggaggacccagagcccccacacattaaagaagaccaggaagacccagagcccccacacattaaagaagaccaggaggacccagagcccccacattaaagaggaactgaggaccaggaggacccagggcccccacacattaaagaggaactggaggaccaggaggacccaggccccacattaaagaggaactggaggaccaggaggacccagagcccccacattaCTGAGGaacggaggaccaggaggcccagagccacattaaagaggaactggaggaccaggaggacccagagcccccacacattaaagaagaccaggaggacccagagcccccacacattaaagaggaacaggaggaactcggGATCAGTCAGGAAGGAGTGCAGCTTCAagcgctggaggaggctggtatcAAGTTCCCATTTGCTCAGTTCTCAAAGTccactaaaaaaacaaaacatttgaaaacagaaagagatggagaggaagacggaTCCAGATCAGATCCAGATAGTCCTTTGCAACCGACTGCTGATGAGACTTCccaatcctctgaatgtgagactgataacagtAATGATTGGAAGGAACCTCTGTCACATTTAAACCCTTTGCAAAACAATGAAGTACTTGAAAGTGACGTGGACTGTAATACTGGAAAAACATCAATTAGCTCCTCTGGAAGCTTTGGCCACAAGAAACATCCGAAGAGACACTCTGGAGtcaaaacaggagagaaactattcagttgttcagtttgtggtaaaacattcagacgagCACAcactctgaaactacactcaactgtccacactggagagaaactattcagttgttcagtttgtggtaaaacattcagactagcgcaCACTCTGAAagaacactcaactgtccacactggagagaaactattcagttgttcagatTGTGGTAAAACATATAGACTAGCGCAgagtctgaaactacactcagctgtccacactggagagaaactattcagttgttcagtttgtggtaaaacattcagactagcgcacaatctgaaactacactcaactgtccacactggagagaaactattcagttgttcagtttgtggtaaaacattcagacttgcgaacactctgaaactacactcaactgtccacactggagagaaactattcagttgttcagtttgtggtaaaacattcagacaagcgcagagtctgaaactacactcaactgtccacactggagatgaactattcagttgttcagtttgtggtaaaacattcagacgagCACAcactctgaaacgacactcaactgtccacactggagagaaactattcagttgttcagtttgtggtaaaacatatagacaagcgcacaatctgaaactacactcaattgtccacactggagagaaactattcagctgttcagtttgtggtaaaacattcagacaagcacgcaatctgaaacgacactcaactgtccacactggagagaaactattcagttgttcagattgtggtaaaacattcagacaagcacgcaatctgaaacgacactcaactgtccacactggagagaaactattcagttgttcagtttgtggtaaaacattcagactagcgcaGAGTCTGAAagaacactcaactgtccacactggagaaactattcagttgttcagtttgtggtaaaacattcagactagcgcaGAGTCTGAAagaacactcaactgtccacactggagagaaactattcagttgttcagtttgtggtaaaacattcagactagcgaacactctgaaactacactcaactgtccacactggaaaaacaaattagtggtacatttttcttaaaaagattctctcttctctgtgattTAAGAAAATCACTATTGCATTGATAAgatcatcagaaataaatgagacatggttaaatacttaaaaaccggagggttgaataaataagttcattcagctacgttgttgttgttcatgataAGGTTGAAGAAGTTTTCTCTGCAAGTCTTGACCCTATATGAGTGAACACTGAGTGTTTTATGAGTTCACAGTCTGTGACATCACAGTCGAGGGttacgcaggtgtgtgtgtgtgtctgtcgatattttttttttactgaactgAATATGTGTGATCATTTGACCTGAAGCACGACTGGGCCCTGTTTCTCGTACCTGGCTAACATAGTTAGCTGGATCATTTTCAGGATGAGATCACAAGTGAGGCTTTTCGGTTCAACAAAGCAAGtttggaactagaacgggcactcggtagagcgcataccttcgcatatcacaatattgggcattgaattatgtacattttggcattagttgcatgccaattggataaaaattgaccgctatggtaaaaagaagattttgaccttttcatgtccttgacctttgacctgatcgatcccaaaatctaatcaaatggtccccggataataaccaatcatcccaccaaatttcatgcgattcggtttaatactttctgagttatgcgagtaacacgcatacaaataaattattcaACATTTGGAAAATACAGCATCAGTATACTGTGTAGACTCTATACTGATGCTGTATTTTCTGACTGTGCCAGAAAGGGTTACTATGACAACAAGCTTGTAATTGAAGTGTCACAGTGTAGAACAACACACCCTGTTCCTACTCCCTTCACCGCTGTCTGATCCAGAACTCTGGATACATGCATGACGACGGCATTCAGATCATAAACATAACACTTTGAAACATCAAGCcattaaatattatacatactgtatgtattaatatttaatgtgttttggGCACGTGTGTCAAACCAGTTTGTTCTTCCATAGtgttgttgtatatttttcATTACATACTATTTCAAGATCTCTAAACTGGCGGTCCACATGTGGTactcgttaccttcgcattgaaaatgcgaaaggttatgttttgatcgctgtgtatttatttgtatgcgtgttattcgcataattcaaaaagtattaaaccaaatcgcatgaaatctggtgggatgattggttattatccggggaccatttgattcgattttcggatcgatcgtgtcaaaggtcaaggtcaatgtcatgcaAAGGTCAAATTCTTCATACATTTTTATAGTTGATTTCTAgaggacaaaagacaacaagtTGTATCTTTAACATATTGTGTTGGTTTCCTATCTATTTCcataattagttggaatgcttcagcagtcaaactattgttcttgtcttctttattaaacatttgtATTATACTATTTATTCCATACCCTATAGAGGGGaaagacttttcatatttcaaatggttatatctttaaatactttaatgttatttttggtgcatcagatcctatggagaaaactttaaaaagctgacagtatcttcatattttcagaaaattcaactatttaatttttttaatgttcacataGTTTTCCCCTATTGTATATtttctagtgctgtgaaaaataacgcgttaactcagttaattaaattacaggtttaactagggttttttttaaacgcatttaacgcatgcgcagaatgagcttccaatccgtctgttgttggtcgtctctccagcagcatgtcattctgtctctagtgtcgcgttaacacgattccgatctccgtctcgcgcaccgcagagctcggatgccggcgtgtgcgcgcacatcgggacgaaaaaaaagtcacttgcaaaatgagcttccaatacaccacttcaatctgaactctgtccgctctcatgcagacggtctgttcatcggtaatgatccttccgcaggttcacctacggaaaccttgttacgacttttacttcctgtagatcaggggtctcaacacgtcgatcgcgacctgccagtcgatcgcgcgtagtgtcggtagatcacatgacattaaaagattggcccgccctgacatgttctctatagcacgcctttgttcttttattacgcttgcgttaacacttatcgatctccgcctggcgcgccacagagctccgtgcggcgcatcgaccgagcaaaaaagtcacttgtcaatctgtccacctgtccgggcggtgaggtttcagctttgcagcggtgtccccgccgtccctttcatcacgcccagttcatgaagaaaacccacacagtcagtttgcctcagcagctgctaaaggaagactagaggcctttagattgtatcatggtggagttaatggttgacaaacaagagaaaaatgttctgtttaaccctcctgttacctttacatttactaacatattttgccctcggggtcaatttgaccccagcaattaaaacctccagaaaattattagaattaatattgcttcccaagtttaagtgtgaggtactttatgtttgtttgttgactacctaaatagccctttaaataaataaaaaagttgatatttcttatatgtttgacacagtgaaaaacctggggtcaaattgaccccaaagaacaccgacattaaacattgaatggggtcaaattgacccgaaaggtaacaggagggttaaacattctgtttaggatgaagatgtattaatgttccatatggaagaaaactgctaaataactgctgagttgcagcaccattgtatagaagaatgtataaatgtatatatccgtcttttgtcataaatctctgttctcacaaaatataccgagaatatcggtaatatgtgattaatcatgattaatccacagaaacctgtgattaacccgattaaattttttaatcgtttcacagccctaatattttcaaatattttttatctttttcaaatgattaattttttttatggaataaaaaatgaatgggatccaatggtggaaatcttcaaatccgcttaaactttttaaactttaaaagcttacaatatcggcatacattcagctaaagaaacaatcccacctttaaaatgttgaggaAATTGTTCGCTATAACTTTATTATTCAGCCTTTTTTGATGgctcttatagttatttaactgtcctcgttttagttttatgtgtttttccgctcctcctggagttttcaatgggtgtgtgtggggaagtctAGAGCTGTGACACATACTGTGAGTTTATCTTTATGATAAACATTTAGGTCGTTTTAATCAGATCCCAGAAAAGAGATAACATTACTCCTTCATGAGCTGCTCCGCACTGGCTCTCTGTTAAATAAAGTTAGTGTCCTAACTTACAAAGTCTTATTAAatcttatagttagagctgaatcaggttcacctggtccagacctagagatgctgctataggctgataagCTGCTGGGGGGCgtttaggaaacactgagcacctatctcctgttctctctctccttatggatgaatttacatctctccatcacactttactctgatgtgaggtcaaaggtcagggatgttttaTGTGTGGAGATcgtaaagccttctgaggcacatttgtacatttttgatatttggctgtataaaataaactgaattgaaaggtATAGGAAATTATCCTTTAACTTATTTTAGGaatttatgtttacatttttgtaagcTGACGACATGATATTCCTGGCGATGTATTGTAGAACATTAGTGGTCCGGTCAGGCTCCCGTAAAGCGTCACAGCTCACAAGGTTTTGTTTTCCAGTTTTAACG
This is a stretch of genomic DNA from Pseudoliparis swirei isolate HS2019 ecotype Mariana Trench chromosome 10, NWPU_hadal_v1, whole genome shotgun sequence. It encodes these proteins:
- the LOC130200906 gene encoding zinc finger protein OZF-like; translated protein: MELKNQEDPEPPHIKEEQEELGISQEGVQLQALEEAGIKFPFAQFSKSTKKTKHLKTERDGEEDGSRSDPDSPLQPTADETSQSSECETDNSNDWKEPLSHLNPLQNNEVLESDVDCNTGKTSISSSGSFGHKKHPKRHSGVKTGEKLFSCSVCGKTFRRAHTLKLHSTVHTGEKLFSCSVCGKTFRLAHTLKEHSTVHTGEKLFSCSDCGKTYRLAQSLKLHSAVHTGEKLFSCSVCGKTFRLAHNLKLHSTVHTGEKLFSCSVCGKTFRLANTLKLHSTVHTGEKLFSCSVCGKTFRQAQSLKLHSTVHTGDELFSCSVCGKTFRRAHTLKRHSTVHTGEKLFSCSVCGKTYRQAHNLKLHSIVHTGEKLFSCSVCGKTFRQARNLKRHSTVHTGEKLFSCSDCGKTFRQARNLKRHSTVHTGEKLFSCSVCGKTFRLAQSLKEHSTVHTGETIQLFSLW